CTTATATTTTTCTCTTATCTTGCCCTTCCAGCTTAGTATTatattttatccatttttatcttataattttatcttgtatcttattttttatattacTGGTGCATCATATTACAAAATAAAAGCAAATGAAATAATCTATTCAAACAAAATACTAATacagtataatataatatcataAAATATGATACACCGtacgttgtttttctttttgtttttcttttccgaCACTAAGCTTCCGCGCTAAACAAGCTGTAAAGCtgtagggtttagggtttagtcTTAAGCTTCCGCTCTAGTTTCTCTTTGAATTGCTGCAACAATGGAAGACGAAGAAAATAAGGGAGCAGGAACAACAATGCCTCTGTCTCTGTTCGAAAATAAACTCTCTCAGGAGGCTAAACTCAAACACCTTCTTCGCAACTTAACCTCTACAGACTTACAGCTATGTTCCGATGCTTCAAAGGAGTTCCTCAAGCTTCTCAAATCCGATTCTGGACCCGAATTTCTCAACCTGTACATTCAGAATTCATCTAAGTGTATCGAACTCGAACAAGCTTGGGAGCTCCGAAAAGGCAAAACTGGACTTTACTATGTTTTCAATTTAATTTCTGGAATTCTCAATCATTCTTACGGGAAAAACAGAGCTGAAAAAGACCCGAAAGTTGCTTTAGTTGTCAATGCGTTGGATAAGTTTGCGAAATCGATAGTGGAAAAGAGAATGAATGATTTGTATAAGGAATTGAACAGTAAAGAGGCAAAGCGCCAACGCGCTGCCCTTTTTCTGTTGGCTTCTATAGTTAGGCGTAGTTCATGGATGGCGTGGGAAGTGGCCAAGTGTTTTGACTTTAAAATCCCTGTATTTGGGAAACTAGCTGAGTGGAAAGTTAAGAAAATTGAAGCGGAAAAGAAGAAGCACCATTCGACGAGGAAGGCTTTTGTTGGTTTTGCTATATCTTTTTTGGAGGTAGGGAATGCCAGGTTGTTGAGAGGTGTGTTGCAGCAGAAGGATATGTATTCTGGTGTGCTTCGCGGGTTGGGTAATGATGATGAGGATACTGTGGTTTATGTTTTGTCCACTTTGTGCGATAGGGTTCTTGTTCCTGATTCACTGGTGCCCACCGGGCTTAGAAGTGTGCTTTTCGGGAGTGTAACTTTGGAGCAGCTCGCCAGCATTTCGGGACGAGAGGGTGGCGGATTGGCTGCAGAGTTAGCTCATGAACTGTTATATATGGTGTGTACTGATCCTTCTAATGGATTGATGCCAGATTTGAAGAGGGTACCTAGTCCATTGAGAGGAAACCCGAAAAGGCTATTGGGCCTTATGAAGAAGTTAAAAGCTGCAGAAGTTGAGAACCACAGAAACCTGCTTTTGGCAATTGttaaggggaagtcgtcttttggtTCAGCTTATTTGGATGAGTTCCCTTACAATCTTGAAGACCCTTCGTCTCGTAACTGGTTAGAAAATATTGCTTATTAGAGTTTATTTTTGAATATCAGTATTGTTGTCTCTCCATTGTGACTCAATTACTTGCAGGTTTGCTTCAGTTTCTTTGGCAGCAAATGTGCTCTCCTCTGTTGGTGACGGACTTGTCTTTGGATTTATTGGATCTCAAACCCAGGAGCCACCAACTCTTAACAGCCCAGAGGTGCAAAATATCATGAAGTGCATTGGACCACGATCCTTCTCTCGGCTGGTGATTAATAAAGGGTTACTTCATTCTGATCCTCTAGCAAAACATGGAACTTTGAAGCTCGTGTTGGAGGTTCTGAAATTGTTGGAGTTACTAATTGGTGCATTAAACAGTGTATCGTCTTCCCAAGGTCAGATGATCCACAAATGGGAATCCCTCAAGCAAGATATCTGGAATGCAGTTCGGATTCTTCTCCCCGATCCTCAAGTTCTGTTCTCATTACTCTCTTCACTGAATGAATTTTACAGAGGTCTTGAGCAATGCTCAAAAAGACCCGCAGATTCTGAAATAGGAGATAAGATGAACAGTAGGAAGAAGCTGAAAATTGATGTTGCAAATGAAGATACAGACATTCTTGTTGGTGGGGTTAGTTACTCCCCTGATGCTGCTCTGCCCCTTGACGGTGAAGGAATCATAAATGAAGATGACATGGATAATTCTAAAGATGAAGCTTATTTTTTGAAGCTTATAACAGAACTCTGGGGTTTGCATTCTTCTGCTTTGCCAGACTCTACTGTAAAAGAGGCAGAAGTGCTATTCTATTCCAAGTTGCTTAATGCTTTAACGGTATATTATGTGAGTTTCAAACGCTTGAATCCTAGTTGTGCTGGATTTTTGTGAAACAAAGTGTTTGTGAAATTATAGAGGAAGCATTTGTTTGCATTTAGGGAAGTTAAAAACGTTTGCATGTAATAATTGATAAATATATTGCATCTAAAAACATGTTATCTGCAGTATCCCGTCGGTTTGACTCTGTATTAACTATTGCTGCATTTGTGTTAAGTTAGTGCCCACGTAAGCCACTCCAGTTGTTCCTCTATGTATTGATACTCATTTAAAATATTCCATTTTCTTGGTGGATCAATCAGTGACTTGTAGCATGTTGTTTGAATTTAACATTGTCAGTCTTATAAACTTTTAGCTTTACCTTATGTTCGTAGGTAGAACTTCAGATGCCCATGTTTTCGAGCGTATATTTGGATGAAACTTTTTCCtggatttttcttttattcttcttgtATGTGCTCTGAAACTGGAAATCCTCTGCTATTTAATATGATATATATCTAGTATTCTGATTTACGAATGTAAATCTGTTCACGCGAACTTAATAGTTCCTAATTCGAATAGGGAAAAATAAATGGAGAAATCCTGATATGTATTGCTTACATTTTGgatgttatttttctttcttgcaGAAAACAATGCCTACTATGTTGGAAGgattatttgattttttcaaaattctgCCGAACAACCCGCTAGCATTACCAACTATGTTGCAACAAGCTCTGTTATCTCTGCTCCAAGAACATGTTGGTTGGTCCTCTAAATGCGAAATTGCCTCAAGAGTTCACCCACAAATGTACAAGCATTTGCTTCCATTTCTGGAGTTGTCAATGTATTCACAAAACAGAGACATTAAAGATCAAGCATACAGTCTAGCGAAGGCATCGATGTATAGTACTGGTGCATTTGACCAGAACCCAAAGGAAATTTGTTCATGGTTCTTCTTTATTCCTGGGTATAGAAAAGACTACATGCTTGGAGGAGCAGTAGGGTGTGATATCTACAAAAAATTGTCCTCACCTGTTCTTCTTTTCCTACGTGATGCTGTAATTGAATCTGGCAATAAGTTATTCTATTATTTGAATCTCTTAAGGTCTTCTTTGAGTAGCATACCAGGCGCTAAAGGTACTTGAAATTTCATACAATGTTCTtggtcttctttttcttttcctcaaaaAAGATGGATTTTAActtttaccttttcttttttgtaGTGATATATTTTCCATGTGACTTGACAAATATTGGATATGtcgtattatttttgtttcttttgttctaTGATTTTTtgtggggggtggggtgggggctGTGACCATTATTCTACTTGTTCACTGGATAAAGCACTCATCACTTTACTCATTCTTGATCTACTATTTCAGTTTCTATTGGATTCATAGTGCATCATGATCGTGCTTCAATTGGAACTTTAACTTTTCCGCCGACATTTAATTGGTCTATCTTATTTCTTATAAATGAAATAGTTAACCGAATGGCTTGCAAAATCTTTTTAAACCTGCCAAAGTTCCGCAAACTCGAAAGGAAGAACTTAACAGTATGCTGAAAAGACTACTTGCGGTATTCTGACAGTTATGTGACACTTCTTGCAGATACATCTCCTGATTTCAGCGCTTTCACTATTTGCATCTTGGATAAGTGCCTAACATTGATAACTGCTGAATCTGGTGCTTTTTCTGTATCTGAGAAGTCAATGGTTTCATTATACATGTGCAATACCCTAAAGTATCTCCTGGAGACTCAGGTAATATCTGTCCTTacatttatgtaattttttttttcaatttgaaTTGATCGTACTTTAGGTGCTTTCCCCTCTTGACAGTGTCTATCTTTCCTGAACTTTGTTAGGTGGATCCATTACTTTTATCTTCAATAATTGATTTGAAGCTCTCTGAGAGACTTGAAGCTGCTTATGACTTGGATGATTCTCAATGTCTCTGTGAGTGGAGGCCATTCAACAGTTTACTACATTTGGCTCGGAGAATTTTGCAGAAAACTTACAGAATATCTTCCAACTGCAACGAAGTTGTGTATACTGACAGTTCTTTTACCCGTACAGTTGGTGAAGTCCAAAGATTGCTGAAGAGTGAGTTTGATGGTAGTCTGCTTGGAGTAACCATTGGGTTTTGCTTTTCATTGGCATGCACAAGACCAGCTGAGATAATACAGAATTTCCCTTTAATCATGTCTGTCTCAAATAAATTGCTTGGGGTCCCTCTCTCATTGTTGATGCAACTATTTTTCTCAGAACCTAGTCTTCTTAATGATGCTTCTAAGAGATGGCGAGAAATCTTCTTCACGGGTCTGGATAGGGCCGTAACTGGATTAAGTGGTGGGAGAACAATGGACTGCAGTGTCATCAGTTCAATGGATAACAAGTCTAATGCATTTTCTGTATTTTTGGACCGTGCACCTTTTTATATTCTCTTCCCAGCAATTCTGGATATTGATGGATTGGATTTGTCTAATCAATCAGGATTGCAAAACTTGTTTATGGCAAAGCTTTCTGAGGAGACATCTGATCATCTTCTTTCCATTTTCCGCTATTTACTCTTTTGGTTGAATCAAGCTCAATTATCATATAGAAATGAGCATTTCGAGGGGTTTGAAAAGCTTTCTGAAGCTTGCTTCCTTCTCCTGAGCCGCATGTTGAAAGAGTTGGTGGTTGAAAAATTTAATTCTTGCGGTTTAGACACCTTTACTCCTTTCACAATTCACTTTGTTAAAGAGTTGGTTGTAACTATCCTAGATCACCCTGCTGTGGCAGCAGTGCTGGAGTGCCCATCCCCTGTTAAAAGTGATTTTGCATGTGGAATAATTAAGGACAGTGTTGACCAGTTTGTTGAATCAGCTAAACTGGAAGTCAGCAAGATGGATCATCATGTGCATAATTTGTTAAAAGCAACTTCTGAGCTCTGGTTGTCTTTCTGCCATAGCCAAGGCTCCTCATCTGAAGTTTATCATGCTAATAAACATGTCATAAGTTCATTCAAGAATGTGGTAAATAAACTGGTTATGGCATTTAAGCAGAAGATGAATGAATGCATGAAGTCGAAGAACGTAATACCTTTAGTTCCTACATTATGTGCTCTACACAATTTGATTCATTTCATATCTCCCTTTGAGATGCTTGAACTGGTCCATTGGATGCTGTCTGCAATTGACCATGAGGATCGTTCTGTTTGGCTGACTTCAGTGCTCTGTGTTGGATTACACATTGCTGGTTCTGCATTTAGTCATCTGGCAGCAAACATGCAGCAGCCACATGAAAAAATgcctttttgtttgttttggggaattcaacaggaacaattTGATGTCATCCTCTATGAGAAAATCTTTTCGCAAGTATACGAAATTGCCACTCGTTTTGAACTTGATGTTGCTGATATCTGTCTGCTCAAAGCTGTAAAAGTTGTGAAAACACATAAAGCTATCCAGAAGCCAAGCCATCCTTTTCTTAAGATTACATGTAGAGCTGTGGCTAACACTCATGTCAATATCCTTTCTCATTGCATGCTCAAAATAACCAAAAGAAAAGCTGAAATCTTGTTTCTTGTTGCTGATATAAGCCCCCTGCATCTATCAGTATTTGGAAAGTTATTTTCAGACATGATGAATAAATACGTGGCAGTCAAGTCTTGTGCAGTACAGCAAATTTGTGGTTATTCTGATGAGGACATGTTGATGCTTCTTCCCACTGTCATCCTGTACTTGAATTCAATTCCTTCTAAGTTTGGGGGCCAACTTTGCATGCTTCATGAGAATATAGTTTCTTTTTATTGGGGAATACTCAAGCAAGGTTTCTCTATCTGGAAGAGCTATGTTTCCAGGGAGATATTTCAGGTAGAATGCTGTGAAAACCTATCAATGGAAGATTCTCTGAATCTTGTCTCAGGTAGTCTTCTTACAAATACTGTTCTTGTAGCTCAACTTTTCTTTGAATTGAGAGGTGATTTGGTGAACGTGAAAAAGCGCATGAGTATATTCAATTCTGTTTGCTCAAGTGAATATAGTGATCTGCTGGAGTTCGATCTCACTCAAGATGGTGCTTATTCAGTTGAGGAGTCTTTGAATGTTGTCAACAGGACTGTTACAAAAATACGTTTGTGTAGGGCACTTTTATTCTCCGAGAAGAGGAAGTTTCCATCTGTGCTGAAGAGAGACACAGAATTGATTCCTTCAGAAGATTGCTCCATTTTAGACTTGGCAAGAATCCGGCTTCTGAACCTGTTGGTTCAATCGTGGCAGCTTATTGTCAAGAGATGTTCTTTGAACGTTGTTGACTTCTCGCAAATTGAAGTTGGAAGCTGTTCCTTGTTTAGATATCTGGAAGTATATATTCTGAGAAATTTAATGGAAATAACAATGGAGATGCATGATTGTCTTCTGAATTTGGCTTCTCTTCCATTTATAGAGCAACTTGCTAAGTCATCTCTTTTGCATAGGTTTTACGATCCTACGACACTGCGGATGCTCCGAGCTATTATCTCATCGGTATCTGAGGGGAAGTTCTCTTGCATTTCAATTATTCAACTGTTGCTTGCACATTCGCAATTTGCAGCTACAATCCATTCTTCTCCCATCTCAGCTGGTCATTCTCACTTTGGGCTGATATTTACTCCTTTGCCGAGCATCATGAGATCGTATGTTCCATGTATTGATCAAGATGCCCTTGATCTAAAAGATAATTTTAAACTATCTGAAGAACGTGCCCGGCAGTTGGAACTTGTTAAGTTGCTTAAGTTGCTTTTCCAGATCAGGGCTCAGCAATGTGATATTGATAATGTAAAAGACATTGGAATAAATTTGAGGGAATTGGTCTTTTTACTATTATCTTCTTATGGTGCAAGTATGAGTGCGATTGACTTGGAGATATACAGCTTACTGGATGAAATCAAGTCGGCTAATGACTTGGATGAAGAAAGTATGGCTAAATTGGATTTCCTATGGAGTAGTGCTCTGCTGAAAGTCAGAAAAGAAAATGAACTGGTGCAGACTCTCTCTCGTAATTTGAGCGAAGCTGAAGCAGTTGATGACTACCGCAGAATCCACTTCAGAGAAAACATTCccattgaccccaaattttgtgcAACTACTGTGCTTTATTTCCCATATGATAGAACTGTTGGTGCGGGGATTCTCAGAAAACCTGAAACGGATAATCCTGATTTTAGATATGCGGTACTCCTATTATAGATAGTTTCTTTTTTCAtaatctttgatttttctttcaattttcagagAGCAAGGAATAATGGATATTTTCTGTAGTTTCTCCCAGATCTGTCTAATTCTAAACTTCGGAAATATCTGCAGGTGCATTACACAGATGTTGAGAAAATCTGCGTGTATGATCCCATTTTTATCTTGCGCTTCTCAGTTCATTGTCTTTCTATGGGTTTTATTGAGCCCTTGGAGTTTGCTAGCTTAGGCTTGCTTGCGATTAGTGCTGTCAGTATATCTTCACCTGATGATGACATGAGGAAATTAGGTTACGAGGTTCTTGGAAGGTTCAAGAGTACACTGGAGGTACCTTCTTTTTTATCACTAAATACTTTTTTATTGATAGCAAAAAGTAGTCAGGCACTAAGCTCTAGCGCTGAACTATACAAGTTGAGAGGATCTCctgtacaaaaaagaaaaaggagcgTCTCCCTGTACAAAATTACTCCTGTAATGAGCTAATAAAGTCAGTCATTCCTATTTCATCATATATCCTGTAGAATGTAGATTACATGAAAGTGCCAGTAGCCTTAAACACCTATGCTTCATGATCTGAATTGAGCTGTTCTTTCCATCAAAACACCTTTCAATCCTCTCTTTCCAAAGCAACCAACAAACACACGCAGGAATAGTAATCTACTATTTTCTATTTGTCTTACTAGGACAGCAGCATCTCCAGCAAATCAGTAGGTTTTTTAACGATTGTGGCAAAATCACACTCTCTCCGGAAATGCTAAaaatatccccccccccccatttgtCTTGGTGGCCGACAATGTAAGAACAGGTGATTGCAGCATAACACAAAAAACATCTGCTACACAGAGGCAGACCCCTTCTCTGTAGATTACTTTGGGTGAGATTAGCTTCGTATGCAGCAACCCGCGTAAAACATGCTACTTTGTATGGTGCACTTGTCTTCTATATCATCGTCCATGGCTATTGAGTAGGACTACCACACACATTACTTAACCATTTATAGCATGACCCTACAGATAACGTCCCATTGCCTTGTCTTCTCCACCTAAGTGAATCAGTAGTCTCTGAATTTATCTGGAATTGTTCTAGCCTTTGTATTAGCTGCGCAAGCCTGTTCACCTCCCCGTCAAAATATGGCCTTCTAAAATGAAGGTTCCAAGCATTTTCACTTCGGCTCTGGCCGATTGTGGCTTCTGTATCCATCACCAAATTATCTAAATCTGGGAATTCAATTTTGAGGGGAGTATGGCCCAGCCAAGAATCATGCCAGAATTTTTTGCTTCTTCCATCCCCCGCTTTAAGCACAATGTTTGTTTCAAAGAGTGGCAAGAGGCTGCGTATATGCCTCCATAC
The sequence above is drawn from the Nicotiana tabacum cultivar K326 chromosome 13, ASM71507v2, whole genome shotgun sequence genome and encodes:
- the LOC107824626 gene encoding uncharacterized protein LOC107824626 isoform X9, with protein sequence MEDEENKGAGTTMPLSLFENKLSQEAKLKHLLRNLTSTDLQLCSDASKEFLKLLKSDSGPEFLNLYIQNSSKCIELEQAWELRKGKTGLYYVFNLISGILNHSYGKNRAEKDPKVALVVNALDKFAKSIVEKRMNDLYKELNSKEAKRQRAALFLLASIVRRSSWMAWEVAKCFDFKIPVFGKLAEWKVKKIEAEKKKHHSTRKAFVGFAISFLEVGNARLLRGVLQQKDMYSGVLRGLGNDDEDTVVYVLSTLCDRVLVPDSLVPTGLRSVLFGSVTLEQLASISGREGGGLAAELAHELLYMVCTDPSNGLMPDLKRVPSPLRGNPKRLLGLMKKLKAAEVENHRNLLLAIVKGKSSFGSAYLDEFPYNLEDPSSRNWFASVSLAANVLSSVGDGLVFGFIGSQTQEPPTLNSPEVQNIMKCIGPRSFSRLVINKGLLHSDPLAKHGTLKLVLEVLKLLELLIGALNSVSSSQGQMIHKWESLKQDIWNAVRILLPDPQVLFSLLSSLNEFYRGLEQCSKRPADSEIGDKMNSRKKLKIDVANEDTDILVGGVSYSPDAALPLDGEGIINEDDMDNSKDEAYFLKLITELWGLHSSALPDSTVKEAEVLFYSKLLNALTVYYKTMPTMLEGLFDFFKILPNNPLALPTMLQQALLSLLQEHVGWSSKCEIASRVHPQMYKHLLPFLELSMYSQNRDIKDQAYSLAKASMYSTGAFDQNPKEICSWFFFIPGYRKDYMLGGAVGCDIYKKLSSPVLLFLRDAVIESGNKLFYYLNLLRSSLSSIPGAKDTSPDFSAFTICILDKCLTLITAESGAFSVSEKSMVSLYMCNTLKYLLETQVDPLLLSSIIDLKLSERLEAAYDLDDSQCLCEWRPFNSLLHLARRILQKTYRISSNCNEVVYTDSSFTRTVGEVQRLLKSEFDGSLLGVTIGFCFSLACTRPAEIIQNFPLIMSVSNKLLGVPLSLLMQLFFSEPSLLNDASKRWREIFFTGLDRAVTGLSGGRTMDCSVISSMDNKSNAFSVFLDRAPFYILFPAILDIDGLDLSNQSGLQNLFMAKLSEETSDHLLSIFRYLLFWLNQAQLSYRNEHFEGFEKLSEACFLLLSRMLKELVVEKFNSCGLDTFTPFTIHFVKELVVTILDHPAVAAVLECPSPVKSDFACGIIKDSVDQFVESAKLEVSKMDHHVHNLLKATSELWLSFCHSQGSSSEVYHANKHVISSFKNVVNKLVMAFKQKMNECMKSKNVIPLVPTLCALHNLIHFISPFEMLELVHWMLSAIDHEDRSVWLTSVLCVGLHIAGSAFSHLAANMQQPHEKMPFCLFWGIQQEQFDVILYEKIFSQVYEIATRFELDVADICLLKAVKVVKTHKAIQKPSHPFLKITCRAVANTHVNILSHCMLKITKRKAEILFLVADISPLHLSVFGKLFSDMMNKYVAVKSCAVQQICGYSDEDMLMLLPTVILYLNSIPSKFGGQLCMLHENIVSFYWGILKQGFSIWKSYVSREIFQVECCENLSMEDSLNLVSGSLLTNTVLVAQLFFELRGDLVNVKKRMSIFNSVCSSEYSDLLEFDLTQDGAYSVEESLNVVNRTVTKIRLCRALLFSEKRKFPSVLKRDTELIPSEDCSILDLARIRLLNLLVQSWQLIVKRCSLNVVDFSQIEVGSCSLFRYLEVYILRNLMEITMEMHDCLLNLASLPFIEQLAKSSLLHRFYDPTTLRMLRAIISSVSEGKFSCISIIQLLLAHSQFAATIHSSPISAGHSHFGLIFTPLPSIMRSYVPCIDQDALDLKDNFKLSEERARQLELVKLLKLLFQIRAQQCDIDNVKDIGINLRELVFLLLSSYGASMSAIDLEIYSLLDEIKSANDLDEESMAKLDFLWSSALLKVRKENELVQTLSRNLSEAEAVDDYRRIHFRENIPIDPKFCATTVLYFPYDRTVGAGILRKPETDNPDFRYAVHYTDVEKICVYDPIFILRFSVHCLSMGFIEPLEFASLGLLAISAVSISSPDDDMRKLGYEVLGRFKSTLEKCQKRKDVMRLRLLMSYLQNGIEEPWQKISSITAVFVAEASFVLLDPSHDHYSAISAYLMRSPSANMKGIPLFHNFFWSSSTNFIAERLWILRLLYSGLNANDDTQIYIRNAIFETLLSFYVSPISSHESKELIVQIVKKSVGIPKMARYLVEQCGLISWSSCVISSLSWSPCRRDSFVELTVILESAEMESETWVLTSKPLDDDKLWIKC
- the LOC107824626 gene encoding uncharacterized protein LOC107824626 isoform X1, which gives rise to MEDEENKGAGTTMPLSLFENKLSQEAKLKHLLRNLTSTDLQLCSDASKEFLKLLKSDSGPEFLNLYIQNSSKCIELEQAWELRKGKTGLYYVFNLISGILNHSYGKNRAEKDPKVALVVNALDKFAKSIVEKRMNDLYKELNSKEAKRQRAALFLLASIVRRSSWMAWEVAKCFDFKIPVFGKLAEWKVKKIEAEKKKHHSTRKAFVGFAISFLEVGNARLLRGVLQQKDMYSGVLRGLGNDDEDTVVYVLSTLCDRVLVPDSLVPTGLRSVLFGSVTLEQLASISGREGGGLAAELAHELLYMVCTDPSNGLMPDLKRVPSPLRGNPKRLLGLMKKLKAAEVENHRNLLLAIVKGKSSFGSAYLDEFPYNLEDPSSRNWFASVSLAANVLSSVGDGLVFGFIGSQTQEPPTLNSPEVQNIMKCIGPRSFSRLVINKGLLHSDPLAKHGTLKLVLEVLKLLELLIGALNSVSSSQGQMIHKWESLKQDIWNAVRILLPDPQVLFSLLSSLNEFYRGLEQCSKRPADSEIGDKMNSRKKLKIDVANEDTDILVGGVSYSPDAALPLDGEGIINEDDMDNSKDEAYFLKLITELWGLHSSALPDSTVKEAEVLFYSKLLNALTVYYKTMPTMLEGLFDFFKILPNNPLALPTMLQQALLSLLQEHVGWSSKCEIASRVHPQMYKHLLPFLELSMYSQNRDIKDQAYSLAKASMYSTGAFDQNPKEICSWFFFIPGYRKDYMLGGAVGCDIYKKLSSPVLLFLRDAVIESGNKLFYYLNLLRSSLSSIPGAKDTSPDFSAFTICILDKCLTLITAESGAFSVSEKSMVSLYMCNTLKYLLETQVDPLLLSSIIDLKLSERLEAAYDLDDSQCLCEWRPFNSLLHLARRILQKTYRISSNCNEVVYTDSSFTRTVGEVQRLLKSEFDGSLLGVTIGFCFSLACTRPAEIIQNFPLIMSVSNKLLGVPLSLLMQLFFSEPSLLNDASKRWREIFFTGLDRAVTGLSGGRTMDCSVISSMDNKSNAFSVFLDRAPFYILFPAILDIDGLDLSNQSGLQNLFMAKLSEETSDHLLSIFRYLLFWLNQAQLSYRNEHFEGFEKLSEACFLLLSRMLKELVVEKFNSCGLDTFTPFTIHFVKELVVTILDHPAVAAVLECPSPVKSDFACGIIKDSVDQFVESAKLEVSKMDHHVHNLLKATSELWLSFCHSQGSSSEVYHANKHVISSFKNVVNKLVMAFKQKMNECMKSKNVIPLVPTLCALHNLIHFISPFEMLELVHWMLSAIDHEDRSVWLTSVLCVGLHIAGSAFSHLAANMQQPHEKMPFCLFWGIQQEQFDVILYEKIFSQVYEIATRFELDVADICLLKAVKVVKTHKAIQKPSHPFLKITCRAVANTHVNILSHCMLKITKRKAEILFLVADISPLHLSVFGKLFSDMMNKYVAVKSCAVQQICGYSDEDMLMLLPTVILYLNSIPSKFGGQLCMLHENIVSFYWGILKQGFSIWKSYVSREIFQVECCENLSMEDSLNLVSGSLLTNTVLVAQLFFELRGDLVNVKKRMSIFNSVCSSEYSDLLEFDLTQDGAYSVEESLNVVNRTVTKIRLCRALLFSEKRKFPSVLKRDTELIPSEDCSILDLARIRLLNLLVQSWQLIVKRCSLNVVDFSQIEVGSCSLFRYLEVYILRNLMEITMEMHDCLLNLASLPFIEQLAKSSLLHRFYDPTTLRMLRAIISSVSEGKFSCISIIQLLLAHSQFAATIHSSPISAGHSHFGLIFTPLPSIMRSYVPCIDQDALDLKDNFKLSEERARQLELVKLLKLLFQIRAQQCDIDNVKDIGINLRELVFLLLSSYGASMSAIDLEIYSLLDEIKSANDLDEESMAKLDFLWSSALLKVRKENELVQTLSRNLSEAEAVDDYRRIHFRENIPIDPKFCATTVLYFPYDRTVGAGILRKPETDNPDFRYAVHYTDVEKICVYDPIFILRFSVHCLSMGFIEPLEFASLGLLAISAVSISSPDDDMRKLGYEVLGRFKSTLEKCQKRKDVMRLRLLMSYLQNGIEEPWQKISSITAVFVAEASFVLLDPSHDHYSAISAYLMRSPSANMKGIPLFHNFFWSSSTNFIAERLWILRLLYSGLNANDDTQIYIRNAIFETLLSFYVSPISSHESKELIVQIVKKSVGIPKMARYLVEQCGLISWSSCVISSLSWSPCRRDSFVELTVILEALNEVILLRHTIEWMQKYALEQLVELSCNLYKMLVERVETFKGKTQLVKLILQIVTSALKISQKRKVYQPHFNISIESLLQLCEVVDECCDGRQSPVAQIALEAVLMSTPPVNILQMDKEKVSKFVRWATLIALQPKIENIHGLENFACIVRLQAEKETDDSLISKLVRWLAASVIVGKLSLRFSNSDLCHSFDRSKLNNLLSMMEWNEKRCEETNRAFACEGTLALSIFFLQQLQCTNYIVLPSVVSALSLLLLSSLSSAETDILAGDAVQLATLCSKINCPAEANPAWRWSFYQPWKDHSSELTDAEKLEENQACEMLLVVISKLLGRNSLYSQFFSFQDLEKLCVFDWERTTTALPEVHLHGSPSSMMGL